TCGAACGCGGGCGCGATGCGCAGGATGCAGCTGCCCATGGTCTCACCGCTGCTCCCGAAGCGGACGTCGAAGAACGCCCACATCGTGAAATAGCTGACGGTCAGCGGGCTCATCGGCGGCCCGGACGGCATGTATTCGTCCTCGGCGGCGCCGACGATCCTCACATAGCCCTTCGCCTCTCTCATGGTGGACATGGCTTCCGACAGGAGGGAGACGATGTTCTCCATCATGACGTAGATGCCGTGGCAGGGATCGAGGTCCGCGAACCTGGCGGGGACCGGACCCTCGCCGCCGAAACCGGCGTCAAGCGCCATCTCCCTGGCTTCGCGCCAGCCCGCAAGATCGGCGACCTTCGACCCGCGAGAGGCGAGGACTTTCTTCGCCATCCTGTCGGCAACGGAACCCATGCTGCGCCTTGTAGTCGCTTTCGCCCGCGGGGCTCAACCGGCCTGCCGCGGACGCCCGGTCATCTATCGCTCCGTCTCGGGCAGGCCGCGCCGGGCGGCGTCGACAACCTGCCGCACGGTCGCCCGCGCGAGACGGAATTCCCGTGCGATCACCGCCGGCCCTTGCATGCTGCGCAGCCGGCCCGCCGCCGTCCGTCAGCCGGCCGGATGCAGGTCCGTCCCCGTGTCGAGCGCCGGCAACCGGGCGATCGCCGCGCCGTTCTTCTCTTCCGCGAGCCGCAGCTCGTAGAGCTTCTGGAGGTTGAGCCAGAACTCGCCGGTGGTGCCGAAGAAGTGCCCGAGCCGAAGCGCCGTGTCCCCGGTGATGGCGCGCCGGCCGTTCAGAATGCCGGTAATGCGGTTCGTCGGCACCTCGATGCGCCGGGCGAGTTCGGCCGCGCTCATACCGAGCGCGTCGAGGTCTTCGCGCAGAGTCTCGCCGGGA
Above is a genomic segment from Rhodospirillaceae bacterium containing:
- a CDS encoding HigA family addiction module antitoxin; the encoded protein is MREPIHPGETLREDLDALGMSAAELARRIEVPTNRITGILNGRRAITGDTALRLGHFFGTTGEFWLNLQKLYELRLAEEKNGAAIARLPALDTGTDLHPAG